A segment of the Asinibacterium sp. OR53 genome:
GGGGTAAGATCAATGGAGGGGGCGACATCAACCTGCGCCAGAACAAATTCAATGTTTCGCTGAATGCCAATTATAACCAACGCAAATCGATCGGTACCGGAACTACCGACCGTGATAATTTCCTTACCATACCAAGTTCGGTACACAACGAGAATGACGGTACCAACCTGGGATCGTTCCGGTTTTTACGGGGCGGGGTCGATTATTTTGCCGACAACCGCAATACCATTTCTGTTGGCGCCAATTATGTACATGGTTCATTCGACAACGACAATTTCCAGAAAGTTGACTCTACCATCAAAGGCGCTTTCTCTTCTTACAGCAATATTGCCAGCAATAGCCAGTTCTCGTTCACCAATGTGGGTACGCAATTAGGCTATAAGCACAATTTTGCCAAGAACGGTGAAAACTTTACTACCGATTTCAACTACAACTCCAGTACCAACGACAACCATTCACTCACAAGCACACAGACTTTTAATCCCGATAATTCTGTAAAAGGGCGTGCACTATTGCAGCAAACCTTGGGTGATGGTTATAATCGTTTCTATACGATACAATCTGATTACGAAAATCCCATTTCAGAAGACAGCAAACTGGAAGCAGGCGCCCGCGCGGCCATCCGCGATTTTGGCAACTCCAGCAACCAGTACATCTTCAACCCCAATACCAACCAGTACATGCTCATCCCTGCGATCAGCAACCACTACAAGTTCAACGACCAGGTGTATGCAGCGTATACTACGTATAGTTTCAAAATAAAAAAATGGAGCTATCAATTGGGATTGCGGGCAGAAAGTTCCAACTATACCGGGACCCTGCTGAATGCAAGCGGCGCCGATTCATCGCAGTTTAAAGTGAAGTACCCGCTGAGCCTGTTCCCCAGTGCCTTCATCACCTACAAATACGACGATAAGCAGGATTTCCAGATCAACTATTCACGCAGGGTAAACCGTCCTAACTTCTTCCAGTTGATGCCTTTCCCGGATTATTCTGATCCGCAGAACATCAACATTGGTAACGCGGGACTGAAACCAGAGTTCACCCATTCTTTTGAAGTGTCTTATAACAATGCTTACAAACGTGGCGCGAATTTCCTGGCTACCGTATTCTTCAAATATTCTACCGACCTCATTACCCGGTATGTATACAGGGATAAGAATGCGTTAAGTCCGACTGGTGACAGCGCGTATTTCAGCACTTTCATCAATGCCAACAACAGTTATTCTTACGGCGTGGAACTGACCAATAAGATTCCGGTGACCAAATGGTGGGATCTTACACTGGCATTCAACCTGTACGATTCCAAGATCAATGCGTCTGTTCCGGGCCAGACATTAGACAATTCGCTCGTGAGCTGGTTTGCCAAAATGAACAGCAATTTTAAATTGACCAAGACCATTTCGGTACAGTTCAGCGGCGATTACCAGGCCAAGACCGTATTGCCTCCCAGCTCTGGTGGTGGTGGACGCGGCGGCGGCGGACCTATGTTCGGTGGACCGCAGGGTACCGCGCAAGGTTATTACCTGCCCCGTTATGGTTTCGACCTGGCTATCCGCAAAGATTGGAACTGGAAGAACGGACAAAGCGGTTCACTTACACTTAGCATGAACGATATTTTCCGCACGCAGGTATTCAAGTCTTATTCTGTGAGTACACTGTTTGACCAGACTGCTGAAAGGAGAAGAGACCCGCAGGTACTGCGCCTGAACTTCAGTTACCGTTTCGGTAAATTCGATGCCACCTTGTTCAAGCGTAAAAACACCAAGGCAGACCAGGGTGGTGGAATGGATATGATGCAGCAATAATCATCAGCCGTTCCTTCCTGTTAACATAGGAACAAAAGAAAATTGGTCGAAGGCTTCTTCTATGAGGGAGCCTTCTGCCGTTTTGGTGATGCGCAGCATGCGTTGCGAGTTGCCTTCGTCTACCGGCAATACCATAATACCGCCGGGTTTCAGTTGTTCTACCAGTTTTGGGGGCACGAAGGGCGCCGCAGCTGTGATGATGATCTTATCGAAAGGCGCAAAAGTGGGCAGTCCCTCGAAACCATCACCATAGAAAAATTTCAGGTTGGGGTATTTGTTGCGGAAGTAATATTTCTTGTGCAGTTCGTATAATTTTTTTTGCCGTTCAATGGTAAATACCCAAGCGCCCATTTCTGCCAGGATGGTGGCCTGGTATGCACTGCCGGTTCCTATCTCCAGTACTTTATCTGATTTCTTTACCTGCAGGAGTTGCGTTTGGTAAGCAACTGTATAAGGTTGTGAAATGGTTTGTCCTTCTCCTATCGGAAAGGCGCGGTCTTCATAAGCTATCTTATCGAAGGCGGAATCGAGGAAAAAATGCCGCGGGATGGCATTGATGGCATCCAGTACTCTTTCATCACTGATGCCTTTTTCTTTCAACAGGTTTACCAACTGGCGCCGCAGTCCCTTGTGCTGATATGTATCTTCGTAACTTCTCATAAACGGCACGAATATACTGTTAACCAGCCAAGCGCCTGGTGCATATAGGTCGTTGTGAAAAGAAAAATCTCACTGTAAAATTACGCACAGTTTATTTCAATTTCAGCCCGGCAATGATGCTTTTGATCTTTGCTTCCAATGCTGCAAACTGGCGGTCGAAATCTTCTTTTTTCTCCAGTTGGGTGCACACGCTGAAATAAAACTTGATCTTGGGTTCTGTACCCGATGGCCTGGCCGATATTTTGCTGCCGTCTTCCAGTATGAACTGTAACACGTTGCTTTTAGGAAGCTTAATGGCCCAGCTTTCACCGGTTAATAAGTCCTTACCCGTTTGCAATTCGTAATCAAGTAATTGCTGCACTTTTACACCGTTGATCTCTTTCGGTGGGTTGTTACGATATCCCTCCATCATATCGGCAATTTCCTTCTGGCCGTTCATGCCTTTCTTGGTAATGCTGATGAGGCTCTCATAGTAGAATCCGTATTGGATGTACAGTTCTATCAACTTATCGAACAAGGTTCTGCCCTGGTTCTTTTCATAAGCGGCCATTTCACACAGTAATGCCACGGCGCTTACGGCATCTTTATCTCTTAGCTGGTCTCCGATCATCAGGCCAAAGCTTTCTTCTCCGCCGATCACATAATTTTCTTTGCCTTCTTTTTCCTTGATGAGTTCGGCGATCCATTTGAAACCGGTGAGCACATTGTAACAGGCTACTCCGTTTTGTTTCGCCAGCTCGTTGATCATAGCTGTAGTAACGATGGTGGTGATGACCATATCGTTGGGTTGTGCAATGCCTTTCGATTTGCGGGCTTCGATGAGGTAGGCAAAAGCCAGTATGGCTGTTTGGTTACCGTTCATGAGCACCCATTCTCCTTTGTGGTTTTTTACGCCAACACCTACCCTGTCTGCATCCGGATCGGTGCCCAATAAGATATCCGCATCCATGGCTTTGGCTTTTTTCAATCCGATGCTCATGGTTTCGCTCTCTTCCGGGTTTGGATATGCCACGGTAGGAAAATCGCCATTGGGTGTGGCTTGTTCTTCCACCACGGTTACATTGGTAAACCCAAAGCGGCTCAACACTTCCGGTACCAAAGTGATGCCAGTTCCGTGAATAGGAGTATATACAATTTTAAGATCGTGTTGTTCGGCAATCACATCGGGGTAAACGCTCAGTCCCTTTACCATGTCCATATAAGCGTTGTCCATTTCTTTACCCATCAATGAAATATTGGCTTCGCCGCCATTCCATTTTACTTCACTCACGCTGGTGATGGCTTCCACTTCTTTGATCACATTTTTATCATGCGGAGGTACCAGTTGCCCGCCGTCGTTCCAATAAGCTTTGTATCCGTTGTATTCTTTGGGATTGTGTGAAGCGGTACATACCACACCGCCCTGGCAATGCAGTTTGCGTATGGCGAAACTGAGCTCAGGCGTAGGCCGCAGGGCTTCAAAGAGAAACACTTTGATACCATTCGCAGCAAATACATTGGCAGTGGTTTCTGCAAAAAAGCGGCTGTTGTTGCGGCTGTCGTGACCAATGGCCACGCGTATTTCAGCCGATCCGTAAGTCTTTTTGAGGTAATTGGCAAAGCCTTGTGTAGCCATGCCCACCGTGTATTTGTTCATCCGGTTGGTGCCTACACCCATGATGCCACGGAGGCCGCCGGTACCAAATTCGAGGCTTCTGTAAAACGAATCGGCCAGGTCATCGGGGTTGGTGGTCTGCAATGATTGGATAGCATCTTTCGTAGCCTGGTCATAATTACCTTCGAGCCAGGTATTCACTCTTTGCTGTATAGCAGTATCCATGGGTTTAGACTTTTAAATATTGACTTTGGTGTTTGTTTTCGTGCTTATACGCAAGTTACTGGATTCATTTTTAATATTTACATAATCTCATTTGTTCGCGGTTGTTCTTCTCCTTCTATACTTTAGTCGCATGAATAACCGCCACCTGGCGCCTGTTACTTATGTTATTGCGTTGGTCGCTTTTTGTATTGCGGCTTATGCAAAACTGTCCGGATCATTGATGCACCCGTTGATCCCCTCCATCTCCTGTTTTGTATCACAGGCAGTCTTCAGCTCCATCGCCATTTACGAAGTGGGCCTGTCTGCCCAACTCAACGCTACAGAAAAAAGGAACTGGCGTTTGTATCTGTTCTTCCTGCCGTTGGTGTTCGGCTTTTTTTATCTCGGATGGGTCCGGAAAAAGGCTTTTGCATCTCCTGCTGAAGCCATCTGAAGCTTATCGTCAAACAATATAAGCGCCTTCTACTTCGCCGTTGGACACTTCTACCTGTATGTGATCCTGTAAAGTAGTGGCAATAGATAATCCTACGTAATCGGGTTTTACGGGGAAGAGTTTGTGCATCCTTTCTACGAGCACCATGGTTTGTATACTCTTGGGATGATAAGCCAACAAAGGCTTCAAAGCGTATAGCAGGGTTCTGCCGCTATCCGTAACATCATCTATCAACACAACGTGCAGTCCGTTGAAATCTATTGATTCACTCAGCGTTACTTCTTTGGGCAGGGTTTTATCCAGGCTGGCGGCAATGATCCTGATCTCGCTCGCGATGTATTGTTTCAGAAAGCTGCCTATTTTCTCCGCTACCACCATGCCGCTGTTGCGGATACCGATCAATACCACCGGTACACCGTCGCCGTTGAGGTTTTCGGCCAATTCCAATGCCATGCGATGTAATTTCTGTATGGCGGCTTCTTTATTCAGGATATTTTTCTTTCCAGGCATAAAATTATTTCTCTTCAAATATACGTCATCCTGAGCGAGCGAAGCGAGTCGAAGGACCTGCTGAAGATGCGGGCAGATCCCTCGGCTGCGCTCGGGATGACGTGCATTGACTCGCTTCGCTTGCTCGGGAAGACGGTTAGAAATTTTCACGCTATCTTAGCACCTTAACCTTGCGTATGATCCAACAGGTAGTTTTTGCAGCGCTCTCCCTTACAGCCATCTGGCTATTTGCCCGGAAAGCCGGTGAGATCAGGCGGAATATTTTACTGGGCAAGGAGGAGGATTTCAGCGGCAACCGCCCCCAGCGCAGGCGTAACCTGTTGTTGCTCGCTTTCGGTCAGAAAAAAATGTTCCGTAACCCGCTGGTAGCCGTCATGCACTTTGTAATTTATGCCGGCTTCATCATCATCAACCTCGAAGTGCTGGAGATCGTGCTCGATGGTTTGCTGGGTACGCACCGTTTGTTCCTGGCGCCCCTGGGTTCGCTGTATAATTGGCTTATCAACGCTTTTGAATTCCTGGCGGTAGGCGTAATCACTGTCTGCGTGATTTTCCTTTGCAGAAGGAACATCATCAAACTGCGCCGCTTCATCAGTAAAGATTTGAATGGCTGGCCCCGAAGCGATGCCAACTACATCCTCATCACCGAGATATGCCTGATGCTGCTGTTCCTCTTTCTCAACGCATCAGACCATGCATTACAATTGCGTGGCAACCCGCATTACCATCCTGCCGGACCTTTTTATTTTTCTAACTTTCTCGTTCCACTTTTTCAAAACACCAGTGAAGACACATTGCTGGGTATAGAACGCACTTGCTGGTGGTTGCATATCGCCGGTATTTTTGCTTTCCTCAATTACCTGCCTTATTCCAAGCACCTGCACATCATACTCGCTTTCCCCAATGCTTATTATGCGAGATTGGATCCAGAGGGTAAGATGAAAAATATGCCCGCTGTACAGAAAGAAGTGCTCTATGCCATGCAGCCCGAATTGGCTCCTGCCGATGCAGCACCGCCGGCTCATTTCGGCGCCAAAGATGTTTTCGATCTCAGCTGGCGTAACCTGATGGATGCCTACAGTTGCACCGAATGCGGACGATGCACAGCCGCCTGCCCTGCCAACACAACGGGTAAATTATTAAGTCCGCGCAAGATCA
Coding sequences within it:
- a CDS encoding TonB-dependent receptor domain-containing protein encodes the protein MRKVFILLFVLISGLSAEAQFPGGGARQGGGMGGGANIGHLYGKVVDNTTNKGIESVTIQLMGNKFDTSTHKMKEVALGTMITKPNGNFSFENLPVMGKFKLKIGAIGYKALEKPVSFDIKMPSPGGGMQSGGGMQQMLGMVDKDLGNIKLVQDATDLGNVTVTATAKQQFELGIDRKIFNVDKNLVSSGQTATEVMKSIPSLNVDIDGNVTMRNATPTLFIEGRPTTLTLDQIPADIIDKVELITNPSAKFDASGGNAGILNIVLKKNKKTGYNGGVRAGIDSRGKINGGGDINLRQNKFNVSLNANYNQRKSIGTGTTDRDNFLTIPSSVHNENDGTNLGSFRFLRGGVDYFADNRNTISVGANYVHGSFDNDNFQKVDSTIKGAFSSYSNIASNSQFSFTNVGTQLGYKHNFAKNGENFTTDFNYNSSTNDNHSLTSTQTFNPDNSVKGRALLQQTLGDGYNRFYTIQSDYENPISEDSKLEAGARAAIRDFGNSSNQYIFNPNTNQYMLIPAISNHYKFNDQVYAAYTTYSFKIKKWSYQLGLRAESSNYTGTLLNASGADSSQFKVKYPLSLFPSAFITYKYDDKQDFQINYSRRVNRPNFFQLMPFPDYSDPQNINIGNAGLKPEFTHSFEVSYNNAYKRGANFLATVFFKYSTDLITRYVYRDKNALSPTGDSAYFSTFINANNSYSYGVELTNKIPVTKWWDLTLAFNLYDSKINASVPGQTLDNSLVSWFAKMNSNFKLTKTISVQFSGDYQAKTVLPPSSGGGGRGGGGPMFGGPQGTAQGYYLPRYGFDLAIRKDWNWKNGQSGSLTLSMNDIFRTQVFKSYSVSTLFDQTAERRRDPQVLRLNFSYRFGKFDATLFKRKNTKADQGGGMDMMQQ
- a CDS encoding protein-L-isoaspartate(D-aspartate) O-methyltransferase produces the protein MRSYEDTYQHKGLRRQLVNLLKEKGISDERVLDAINAIPRHFFLDSAFDKIAYEDRAFPIGEGQTISQPYTVAYQTQLLQVKKSDKVLEIGTGSAYQATILAEMGAWVFTIERQKKLYELHKKYYFRNKYPNLKFFYGDGFEGLPTFAPFDKIIITAAAPFVPPKLVEQLKPGGIMVLPVDEGNSQRMLRITKTAEGSLIEEAFDQFSFVPMLTGRNG
- a CDS encoding phospho-sugar mutase; translated protein: MDTAIQQRVNTWLEGNYDQATKDAIQSLQTTNPDDLADSFYRSLEFGTGGLRGIMGVGTNRMNKYTVGMATQGFANYLKKTYGSAEIRVAIGHDSRNNSRFFAETTANVFAANGIKVFLFEALRPTPELSFAIRKLHCQGGVVCTASHNPKEYNGYKAYWNDGGQLVPPHDKNVIKEVEAITSVSEVKWNGGEANISLMGKEMDNAYMDMVKGLSVYPDVIAEQHDLKIVYTPIHGTGITLVPEVLSRFGFTNVTVVEEQATPNGDFPTVAYPNPEESETMSIGLKKAKAMDADILLGTDPDADRVGVGVKNHKGEWVLMNGNQTAILAFAYLIEARKSKGIAQPNDMVITTIVTTAMINELAKQNGVACYNVLTGFKWIAELIKEKEGKENYVIGGEESFGLMIGDQLRDKDAVSAVALLCEMAAYEKNQGRTLFDKLIELYIQYGFYYESLISITKKGMNGQKEIADMMEGYRNNPPKEINGVKVQQLLDYELQTGKDLLTGESWAIKLPKSNVLQFILEDGSKISARPSGTEPKIKFYFSVCTQLEKKEDFDRQFAALEAKIKSIIAGLKLK
- a CDS encoding phosphoribosyltransferase family protein — encoded protein: MPGKKNILNKEAAIQKLHRMALELAENLNGDGVPVVLIGIRNSGMVVAEKIGSFLKQYIASEIRIIAASLDKTLPKEVTLSESIDFNGLHVVLIDDVTDSGRTLLYALKPLLAYHPKSIQTMVLVERMHKLFPVKPDYVGLSIATTLQDHIQVEVSNGEVEGAYIV
- a CDS encoding (Fe-S)-binding protein, with product MIQQVVFAALSLTAIWLFARKAGEIRRNILLGKEEDFSGNRPQRRRNLLLLAFGQKKMFRNPLVAVMHFVIYAGFIIINLEVLEIVLDGLLGTHRLFLAPLGSLYNWLINAFEFLAVGVITVCVIFLCRRNIIKLRRFISKDLNGWPRSDANYILITEICLMLLFLFLNASDHALQLRGNPHYHPAGPFYFSNFLVPLFQNTSEDTLLGIERTCWWLHIAGIFAFLNYLPYSKHLHIILAFPNAYYARLDPEGKMKNMPAVQKEVLYAMQPELAPADAAPPAHFGAKDVFDLSWRNLMDAYSCTECGRCTAACPANTTGKLLSPRKIMMATRDRLEEVGRNINQHKNFVADNKSLLHDYISVEELRACTTCNACVEECPVSISPLEIITELRRSLVMEESNAPQEWNSMFSNTENNFAPWKFAPDERDHWTQEMAS